A DNA window from uncultured Methanoregula sp. contains the following coding sequences:
- a CDS encoding recombinase family protein, whose product MIKIGYVRVSRDDQNVENQISLLLSEGLLRESIFVDCISGISPIEDRDGYTKMMQVIKNRSAGELVTLYVFEISRLGRSFLETLNTVRILEESGVRVWSLSPAESWSRIDDKKLRDLMLSIFSWVADRERENLIERTKLGLARAKAEGKHLGRPERVIPWKRVKELQEKKISLAAISRILDIPYTTLYRHQSQIDLDSGK is encoded by the coding sequence ATGATAAAAATTGGGTACGTCCGGGTTTCCCGGGATGATCAGAATGTTGAGAACCAGATCTCCTTACTTTTGAGTGAAGGGCTTTTACGTGAATCCATCTTTGTGGATTGTATCTCGGGGATTTCACCTATCGAAGATCGTGACGGGTACACGAAGATGATGCAGGTGATAAAAAACCGGTCTGCTGGTGAATTGGTTACCCTGTACGTTTTTGAAATCTCCCGTCTGGGACGCTCGTTTCTTGAAACCCTGAACACGGTTCGAATTTTGGAGGAGTCCGGGGTGCGGGTCTGGTCTCTCTCACCTGCAGAATCATGGAGTCGGATCGATGATAAAAAACTTCGCGATCTGATGTTATCCATCTTCTCCTGGGTAGCTGATCGCGAACGGGAAAATCTGATCGAACGGACAAAACTGGGTCTGGCCCGGGCAAAAGCCGAGGGAAAACATCTCGGCAGACCGGAACGAGTGATTCCCTGGAAACGGGTAAAAGAACTTCAGGAAAAAAAGATCTCTCTTGCAGCTATCTCCCGTATTCTCGATATTCCTTATACGACATTATACCGTCATCAATCACAGATTGATTTGGATTCCGGCAAATAA
- a CDS encoding helix-turn-helix domain-containing protein has protein sequence MTDATQMLTPKDVADKLGVHQKTVHLWLRSGKLQGIKISYRAWRIPKESLDSFIEANSNKPGKAGGKIPVENLQEQKDTKQVTLMEDKKEEISNIQSKMKYYIRDIMGEKSSENK, from the coding sequence ATGACAGACGCAACCCAGATGCTGACACCAAAAGATGTGGCAGACAAACTGGGAGTCCACCAGAAAACGGTTCACCTGTGGCTTCGTTCCGGAAAACTTCAGGGAATTAAGATATCATACCGGGCCTGGAGGATTCCCAAAGAATCCCTAGATTCCTTTATTGAAGCCAACAGTAACAAACCGGGTAAAGCGGGAGGAAAAATACCTGTAGAAAACCTCCAGGAACAAAAAGATACAAAACAAGTAACGCTGATGGAAGATAAAAAAGAGGAAATATCTAATATTCAGTCAAAAATGAAATATTATATTCGTGACATAATGGGTGAAAAATCATCGGAAAATAAATAA
- a CDS encoding DUF5806 family protein has product MDEENIQQEINKYKKFKKVDGATYRKVNHFLRKRTYITAREWALARLCTDFRTSGGAEMTFIGKHLPELVPFMEDTYTPQAVNQARNSFKKKVRKASATFFYGAMCGFFTTDELDDLLFEASEVARFLLEVEGTTLDIDEEIDIEDRITTVMRSVGEAAKTILKTRGEENDHLLPSPCATISLPNTNLSGSPGIVDSDCPQNDGYESIQIPTYSKNEMRSIENNPTIAHDNQAKINPDNNNPDGKKDDRMHQV; this is encoded by the coding sequence ATGGACGAGGAGAATATCCAGCAGGAAATTAACAAATATAAAAAATTCAAGAAAGTGGATGGCGCCACGTACCGGAAAGTGAACCACTTCCTGCGAAAACGCACCTATATTACTGCACGGGAATGGGCACTTGCCCGCCTCTGCACCGATTTCCGGACTTCCGGAGGGGCAGAGATGACATTTATCGGAAAACATCTTCCCGAACTGGTTCCGTTCATGGAAGACACGTACACCCCCCAGGCAGTCAACCAGGCCCGCAATTCCTTCAAGAAAAAAGTGAGAAAAGCGAGCGCTACTTTTTTTTACGGTGCAATGTGCGGTTTTTTCACGACCGATGAGCTCGATGACCTGCTCTTTGAGGCGAGCGAAGTTGCTCGATTTCTCCTGGAAGTCGAAGGAACAACCCTCGATATCGATGAGGAGATCGATATTGAAGACCGTATAACAACAGTGATGAGGAGCGTAGGAGAGGCAGCAAAAACAATACTCAAGACACGGGGAGAAGAAAATGATCACCTATTACCTTCACCTTGTGCAACCATTTCTCTGCCGAATACGAACCTGTCGGGCTCACCGGGTATCGTTGATTCCGATTGCCCTCAAAATGATGGATATGAATCCATTCAGATACCAACCTACAGTAAAAATGAAATGCGCTCAATCGAAAACAACCCCACAATTGCTCATGATAATCAAGCAAAAATAAATCCTGATAACAATAATCCTGATGGAAAAAAAGATGATAGGATGCACCAGGTATGA
- the mobB gene encoding molybdopterin-guanine dinucleotide biosynthesis protein B produces the protein MKIIQVVGRSNSGKTTFIRNLIPELKKIGRVSVIKHLGDHDYHLEEGKDTTFFFEAGADIAVGIDAVKSVVAVRNNSLEDALRLLDGMGMNYTVIEGFKQHPFPKIVIGNLEIEKCVLINPTVNQVVTNLDLFEDYPI, from the coding sequence ATGAAAATCATTCAGGTTGTCGGCCGTTCAAATTCCGGTAAAACGACGTTCATCAGAAACCTTATCCCGGAACTCAAAAAAATCGGCAGGGTTTCTGTTATAAAACATCTTGGTGATCATGACTACCATCTTGAAGAAGGAAAAGATACTACCTTTTTTTTCGAGGCCGGTGCGGATATTGCCGTAGGTATCGATGCGGTGAAATCGGTGGTGGCTGTCCGGAACAACTCGCTCGAAGATGCATTGAGATTGCTGGACGGGATGGGGATGAATTATACAGTAATTGAGGGTTTCAAACAACACCCTTTTCCCAAAATTGTGATCGGCAACCTTGAGATAGAAAAGTGTGTTCTTATCAACCCGACCGTGAATCAGGTTGTAACAAATCTCGATCTTTTTGAAGACTATCCCATATAA
- the glmM gene encoding phosphoglucosamine mutase: protein MTAVKLQKQLFGTNGVRGVTGKDITPELMIAVGQALGTMRKGHIAVGRDTRTSGESLIKSVKAGLLAMGCDVTDCGILPTPALQYLVREHFDGGVMITASHNPPEYNGVKIIEPDGTEMGDEETIKLETLIFSRSFTPAKWEDAGCEAVAPHLIREYSQAIAEHFPNLPGKEMTVVVDPGSGPACSTTPPILMKLGCRVLTINGILDGTFPGRLPEPSAEGLARLSELVISSGAAFGVAHDGDADRAVFIDETGKFVEEDQQFALIAQFICRRKPGTVVTPVSTGQVVEIVIGQEGGTVVYTPVGSIYVARTMRSLLEKGANVIFGGEGNGGLIFPDHQFCRDGGMTAAMMVSILSSTGKTLSELIGELPRRYVLKDKIRTPKGKEILERMTKTYSHEKIDLTDGVKIIRQNTWILVRASGTEPIIRIIVDAENFDTCRDFHNEIKQKILTYN, encoded by the coding sequence ATGACAGCAGTAAAATTGCAAAAACAATTGTTTGGGACAAACGGTGTGAGGGGTGTAACCGGTAAAGACATTACCCCGGAACTGATGATCGCGGTTGGTCAGGCCCTTGGAACCATGAGAAAAGGGCATATCGCGGTTGGAAGGGATACCCGTACATCGGGAGAGTCCCTCATAAAATCGGTTAAAGCCGGCCTCCTTGCAATGGGGTGCGATGTAACAGACTGCGGGATCCTTCCGACACCCGCCCTCCAGTATCTTGTCCGGGAACATTTTGACGGGGGCGTGATGATAACCGCTTCCCATAATCCTCCCGAATACAACGGGGTCAAGATCATCGAACCTGACGGAACTGAAATGGGTGATGAAGAGACAATAAAACTCGAAACATTGATCTTCAGCCGTTCATTCACTCCTGCAAAATGGGAAGATGCGGGCTGTGAAGCCGTGGCTCCCCACCTCATCCGGGAGTATTCTCAGGCAATTGCAGAGCATTTCCCGAACCTACCAGGTAAAGAAATGACCGTTGTTGTTGATCCCGGTTCAGGACCGGCCTGCAGTACAACCCCCCCTATTCTCATGAAACTGGGCTGCCGTGTTTTAACCATTAATGGTATCCTTGACGGAACCTTTCCCGGGCGGCTTCCCGAACCCTCGGCCGAGGGACTTGCGCGCCTGTCAGAACTGGTTATCAGCAGCGGGGCAGCGTTTGGTGTTGCACACGACGGGGATGCCGACCGCGCAGTCTTTATCGACGAAACGGGAAAATTTGTTGAGGAAGATCAGCAGTTTGCTCTTATTGCCCAGTTCATCTGTCGCAGGAAACCCGGGACGGTCGTAACGCCGGTCAGCACGGGGCAAGTTGTTGAGATCGTGATCGGGCAGGAGGGCGGGACGGTTGTGTATACACCTGTTGGCAGCATCTATGTCGCCCGTACGATGCGTTCATTGCTGGAAAAGGGAGCGAATGTTATATTCGGAGGCGAAGGGAACGGAGGCCTTATTTTCCCCGATCACCAGTTCTGCAGGGATGGCGGCATGACAGCAGCTATGATGGTGTCCATACTCTCATCAACAGGTAAAACATTATCAGAGCTAATCGGGGAACTGCCCAGAAGATATGTCCTCAAGGATAAGATCAGAACACCGAAGGGAAAAGAGATCCTTGAGAGGATGACAAAGACCTATTCCCATGAAAAGATCGATCTGACAGATGGTGTCAAGATCATCCGGCAGAATACCTGGATTCTTGTCAGAGCATCCGGAACCGAGCCGATAATTCGTATCATTGTCGATGCAGAAAATTTCGATACATGCCGTGACTTCCATAATGAGATCAAACAAAAAATCCTGACATACAACTGA